GAGAGGTCCGGATCAGGCTCGAGCACTTCGGGCGGCGGCGGCGCGATCTCGTCGCCGCCCTCGCCCTCGGGGTCGATGATGGGCGGCTTCTTGCCCTGGTCGCGCTTTGCGGCTGGCCTTTGCATGGCCGGATAACGCAAGAGAAATCAGTCGGTTCCCTTGGGTTCCGCCGGCCCGATCACTCGGCGGCGCCGTCGCGCACCCGTTTCAGCCGCGCCGCGTTGTGCAGGACCCGAGACAATTCCTCGATCGAATAGGGCTTTTGCACGAGCTCGAAGCCGACGACGCCGTCCTGGGACAAAGCGTGGCTGTAGCCTGTGGTCAGCACGATCGGCACGCCGATGCAGTGATCGCGGATTGCCTGCGCGAGATCGAGCCCGGTCATCCCCGGCATGACGACGTCGGAGAACACGACGTCGAAGCGATCGGGGTCGCCGACCAGCTCGGTGAGCGCGTCGGCGGCGTTGTCCACCAGCGTGATGCTGTAGCCGAGCCCGGTCAGCCCGTCGGCGGCGAAATTGCCAAGCTCGATATTGTCCTCGACGACCAGCACCGACATGCCGCTGCCGGCGACGGCCGGTGCGGTGGTCGGCGCCTGGCTCCGGGGCAGCAGAGCCGCCGGTACGCGCGGTAGATAGAGCGAGAACGTGCTGCCCTGGCCGACCTCGCTCATGACCGTCACCTCGCCGCCGGATTGGCGGGCGAAGCCGAACACCTGCGACAGGCCGAGGCCGGTGCCCTGGCCGACCTGCTTGGTGGTGAAGAACGGCTCGAAGATGCGCCCCAGTTGCGCAGCGGGAATGCCGATGCCGGTATCGCTGACAGTGATGCAGACGAATCCAATATTTTTTGAGGTCTGGCTGCCCGAAAGGTGCGCCAGTGTATCGGGAACGGTCGTGGCCGCGTTGACCGTGAAGACGATACGGCCCTTGCCCAGCATGGCGTCGCGCGCGTTGGTCGCCATGTTGATGATGGCCGTCTCGAACTGCCCGGCATCGGCGTTGACGAGGCAGGGCTCGGCCGGCAGCTTCGTGACGATTTCGATGCCTGGTCCGAGCAGCGTGGCGAGCATGTCGCGCAGCAACTGCATGCGATCGCCGATGTCGAACACTTCGGGCTTCAAGGTCTGGCGCCGCGCGAAGGCCAGGAGCTGCGAGGTCAGCTTGGCCGCGCGCGCGACCGCCTCCGCAATCGCCGTGATGTAGCGCTGCCGCCGCTCCTCGCTCAGTTGCGGGCGGTTCAAGAGATCGACGGAGGCACGGATCACGGTCAGGAGGTTGTTGAAGTCGTGCGCGACGCCGCCGGTGAGCTGGCCCAGTGCCTCCAGTCGCTGGCTGTGCTTGAGCGCCTCCTCGGCTTCGCGCCGCTTGGCAGCTTCGGTCTGGAGATGCTGGGTGCGGCGGAAGGCGAAGGCCAGCAGAATGAACAGCAGCGCGGTCGCGGGCGCGCCGAACACCAGATGCTGGCTCATGGTGGCGAGCCAGCGCGCGCGGATCGCCGACGTTTCGAGGCCGGCGCTGACATAGATCGGATATTCGGCGACACGCCGGTAGCCGATGCGCCGCTCAATCCCGTCCGAGGGCCAGGCGATGGTCATCAGCCCGTGATCGGGATGGGTTGCGATGTGCCGGCCGACCGGACCGCTGGGGTCGAGCCGGAAATCGCGATCGAGTCGCGGGAAATGCGTCAGCAGCACGCCGTCGGCGCGCCCCATCGCAAAGAAGCTGCCGGGATCGGTGCCGATCCGGGCGTAAAAACTCTCGAAATATTCCGGCAGCACGGACGCCTGGATCACGCCGATGAAGCTGCCGTCGTCGGAGGAGCGGCGGCGGCTGACGCCGAAGAAGCGCGCGCCCTGGTAGGGAGGCCGCGGCGTCAGCGAGGCGCCGATGAAGGTGCCGATGCTCTGGTCGACATGGGCATAGAAGTAATCGCGGTCCGCAAAGCTCTGATCCGACGGCGGTGATACCAGACTGTTGACCAGCGGTTTTCCGTTCGTGTCGAAGATCCAGGCCGATTTGAGTTGCGGAAGGGCGTCGGTCAGCTGCTTCAGGCGCCGGTGCAGCGCAGGTTCCCGCGCCCGGATGATGTTATCGGGAAGGTCGCGTACGACTTCGTTGATCTCGGCCAGGCTGCGATCGATGGTCTCGAACACCTTGAGCGCATGCTCATGCGCCACATCGAGCGTGCGCTCGATCTCACGGTCGGCGATGTCGAGCGTCGAATTGTGGGAAATCGTTGAGGCGATGGCGAACAGCGCAATCGGCAGCGCCAGGGATGCGGCCATCATCCACTGCAAGAGTCTCAGCGAATTGCGTTGCGCGCCCTGCACGGTCGCTCCGGTCCCCCGACCGGAGAGCTTACTTGAATCTTACGCTGAGAAGGAAGCGACTTGTAGTTGGAACCGGAGGTTGTAGTTCGCTGATTCGCCCGCGGCGCGGGATGGGGTCAATTTTACCCAAAATAGCCCCGGTTGTAGAATGCCCCGGCCGTCTCGGCCGGGGTACAGTGTGAGCCGCGCCTAGATCTGGCGCTCGACCATCTTGAGCTTGAGCTCGGCGATGGCTTCGGCCGGGTTCAGGCCCTTCGGGCAG
This portion of the Bradyrhizobium diazoefficiens genome encodes:
- a CDS encoding hybrid sensor histidine kinase/response regulator; translation: MQGAQRNSLRLLQWMMAASLALPIALFAIASTISHNSTLDIADREIERTLDVAHEHALKVFETIDRSLAEINEVVRDLPDNIIRAREPALHRRLKQLTDALPQLKSAWIFDTNGKPLVNSLVSPPSDQSFADRDYFYAHVDQSIGTFIGASLTPRPPYQGARFFGVSRRRSSDDGSFIGVIQASVLPEYFESFYARIGTDPGSFFAMGRADGVLLTHFPRLDRDFRLDPSGPVGRHIATHPDHGLMTIAWPSDGIERRIGYRRVAEYPIYVSAGLETSAIRARWLATMSQHLVFGAPATALLFILLAFAFRRTQHLQTEAAKRREAEEALKHSQRLEALGQLTGGVAHDFNNLLTVIRASVDLLNRPQLSEERRQRYITAIAEAVARAAKLTSQLLAFARRQTLKPEVFDIGDRMQLLRDMLATLLGPGIEIVTKLPAEPCLVNADAGQFETAIINMATNARDAMLGKGRIVFTVNAATTVPDTLAHLSGSQTSKNIGFVCITVSDTGIGIPAAQLGRIFEPFFTTKQVGQGTGLGLSQVFGFARQSGGEVTVMSEVGQGSTFSLYLPRVPAALLPRSQAPTTAPAVAGSGMSVLVVEDNIELGNFAADGLTGLGYSITLVDNAADALTELVGDPDRFDVVFSDVVMPGMTGLDLAQAIRDHCIGVPIVLTTGYSHALSQDGVVGFELVQKPYSIEELSRVLHNAARLKRVRDGAAE